The genome window TTCAATattaaaaacacacacacacacagcaggAAGATATGAAGCAAAATTAACGCCTCTGCTTTTGCTTTTCCAGCAATAAAATAGTGTGAATGGAGCCAAAAGCAAAACAAAGGGAATCAGCGATAAAAGCGGAGGGAGTGGTAAACGGCCCATTGAGAGCGTGTGTGACTGTGTCCTTGGAAGAGGGAAAGGGGGGAAGAACTCGCTCGCCTCCTGTTCCTGAGTCGGAGATGGCTCGCTCTGCCACTCAACGCGCTTGGCTTCCTCCTCTCggtgccctcctcctcctcctcctcttcgctcGGCGTGCTGCAGCTGCACTAGAAGATGGTACGCCTCCTTAGCCTTCCGCTACATCGGGCCTTCTTTCTTGGGGTTTCCGTTAAGGAACATCTCCTGCCTCTTgcattcttagagaagcatttgtGAGATCGCTATGTCTTATGCTGCTCTTTGATGTTGTTAGTTTCTTTTACGAATAATCTGTGCTCTGGAGTTGCTTCTTCTTTCTCCTAGACTCTGCTGAGCCGGGAAGCAGCCTCTTCTCAGGATTCCTTTAGAGTCAGTCGTTAGAAGAAAAAGATGATAACAGTGACTCCCGGAGATGGAAAGCTCGAAAACGACCATGGCAGCGAAAGGAGACGCCTCTCCTAAACCCTACTCCCGACTGCTTCATCCACATGGAAGTAGTTTGCGTGTCGTAATCGATCAGAGTCCCCGTAGAAATCCACAGCGCGGCGTCCACGGTGAAAGGTGCTCGGCATCCTAAGATCGCTGAGGTCGAGAGTTAGaacgaaactatatgggtctactTAATCAGATCGATTGTCTACATCGTGTTAGAACTAAACTAGTCATCAGGTCAGGTCAGATTGCTTTCAGAAGACTATGTTGACGCCCCCAACAAATATTTTAGATAGCTCTTTCTCTTCCTACCTTCCGTCGCTATCATCCCATTTAGTACAGAAATCATAGCAGTGCTCTTTTCCTTTTGCCTCTCGCTTTTCCGTACCTTTGATGCTAAATCAATTCGGGTGTTGCGTTGTCTCGCGCGTGTGTTACGCCAACTTATTACCTTCATGTGCATTCATTATTAGATTGGGACCGCATGATCCCACGGAATTATGTGGAGTAATAATATCACTAGATCAACACCCTACCAAACAAAATACTCATACAAGATTTTGATGGTGAGATGAATCGATTCACTGTGCGGGAGTGGGAAGCTCTCACGGCGGTCGCGTGAGAAATGGGGGGCCCAATCGCCCATGTGCTGGCACATGTCTACCTTACCTGCTTGTTTTATCTTGGTTGCCGATTGACCCGAGGTTTGGGTTAGAACTACGAGCAGTGTGAAAAGGGGAAGGGATCAGACGCCGACGGAGATGGAGCAGCAGCCTTTGGCTGCCCCTTCCTGTCACAAACGTTGGACCTGCTTCCGATGCCCTCTTTCACGGCCATAGTTGCTCGTGTCTATAAACCTGTGCCCTTGAGTGTTTGTTTTTGCTTTGCTTTTACTCATCTCGATGGGAATAATGACGCTGTGATCACTCGTACTGTAGGTTTGGTTAACAACGGGGCCTTCGAGACGGTGCCAGCAGGCGGGGCCTCCGGTAGCGGCCTGGGGGAAGGAGTCGCTTCCCTGCCCGGGTGGACCATCAATGGCACGGTGGAGCTGGTGGAGTCTGGGCAAAAGCAAGGTGGCATGATACTTATAGTCCCCGAAGGTAACAGAGCTACAGTGCCCCTGGTTTCTTTTGCCCGGTCTCATCTCTGCTTTTAGTGTTTTCCCTGAACAGTGCTCCGAATCCTTTTTCCCTATGACACCGGTCCACTCCCTTTCTCGAGTTCCTAAAGCATCCATCTTTTCCCATGGCCGTCACTCTTTATTAGCTTAAGTTCCACTTCTCATGCGAGAACATTATACAGATAAGGACATGCATTGCCAATAGAATCATCAGGTCAGACACGGCACCAAGCGGGATCACGTTCCTTGTCGAGTTGAGTTCTTAATTGAACCTGAGGATTTCCTTTCCGCGCTGACACAGTGTCAGTCGTGTTAGAGAATCCTGTCTCTGTTTCACAAGCTTGCGGTCTACAATATTATTATTGGAATGACCAGTGAATGAGGTGACTGTGGAGTCGACAATGTGGACGCAGGGGTGCACGCGGTGCGGCTGGGGAACGACGCGGAAATATCGCAGGAGCTGCAGCTGGAGAAGGGGTCGACGTACGCGGTGACGTTCAGCGCGGCGCGGACGTGCGCGCAGCTGGAGTCGCTGAACGTGTCGGTGTGGCCGGCGACGCAGACGGTGGACCTGCAGACGCTCTACAGCGTCGAGGGGTGGGACGCCTACGCCTGGGCGTTCCAGGCGCAGGCCGAGGACGGGGCGGTGTCGAAGCTCAGCTTCAAGAACCCGGGCATGGAGGACGACCCCACCTGCGGCCCCATCATCGACAACATCGCCATCAAGAAACTCTTCACTCCCGATCGACCCGAAGGTGCTGTATGATCCGATTCCCCTGCTTCCTTCTGCACGCCTCTGTATGCGCATAGATGGGTGATCGTGCTTTGGTCACGACGTTGCAGACAACGCAGTCGTGAATGGCGACTTCGAGGAAGGCCCATGGATGTTCCCCAATGCGAGCCTCGGGGTCCTCCTCCCCACGAACCTCGACGAGGAGACGTCCGCCCTCTCCGGCTGGATGGTTGAGTCCAACCGCGCCGTGCGCTACGTCGACTCCTACCACTTCGACGTCCCCCAGGGGAAGCGCGCCATCGAGCTGTTATCCGGCAAGGAAGGGATCATCTCCCAGATGGTGGAGACCACCCCTGAAAAGCAGTACAACCTTACCTTCACGGTAGGGGCCGCCGGCGACTCGTGCCAGACGCCTCTGGCGGTGATGGCCTTCGCCGGGGACCAGGCGCAGAACTTCCACTACTCGCCCACGGGCAACGCCACCCACCAGCCGGCCAACATCACCTTCACGGCGCGGGCCGAGCGGACGCGCATCGCCTTCTACAGCGTGTACTAC of Musa acuminata AAA Group cultivar baxijiao chromosome BXJ2-3, Cavendish_Baxijiao_AAA, whole genome shotgun sequence contains these proteins:
- the LOC135608541 gene encoding protein BIIDXI-like isoform X1; the protein is MEPKAKQRESAIKAEGVVNGPLRACVTVSLEEGKGGRTRSPPVPESEMARSATQRAWLPPLGALLLLLLFARRAAAALEDGLVNNGAFETVPAGGASGSGLGEGVASLPGWTINGTVELVESGQKQGGMILIVPEGVHAVRLGNDAEISQELQLEKGSTYAVTFSAARTCAQLESLNVSVWPATQTVDLQTLYSVEGWDAYAWAFQAQAEDGAVSKLSFKNPGMEDDPTCGPIIDNIAIKKLFTPDRPEDNAVVNGDFEEGPWMFPNASLGVLLPTNLDEETSALSGWMVESNRAVRYVDSYHFDVPQGKRAIELLSGKEGIISQMVETTPEKQYNLTFTVGAAGDSCQTPLAVMAFAGDQAQNFHYSPTGNATHQPANITFTARAERTRIAFYSVYYNTRSDDRSSLCGPVVDEVRVWGISGSPAVKSSWIASLLGLVVAVIMVVA
- the LOC135608541 gene encoding protein BIIDXI-like isoform X2, producing MILIVPEGVHAVRLGNDAEISQELQLEKGSTYAVTFSAARTCAQLESLNVSVWPATQTVDLQTLYSVEGWDAYAWAFQAQAEDGAVSKLSFKNPGMEDDPTCGPIIDNIAIKKLFTPDRPEDNAVVNGDFEEGPWMFPNASLGVLLPTNLDEETSALSGWMVESNRAVRYVDSYHFDVPQGKRAIELLSGKEGIISQMVETTPEKQYNLTFTVGAAGDSCQTPLAVMAFAGDQAQNFHYSPTGNATHQPANITFTARAERTRIAFYSVYYNTRSDDRSSLCGPVVDEVRVWGISGSPAVKSSWIASLLGLVVAVIMVVA